The Cupriavidus necator N-1 DNA window TGTTTGATAAAGTGAAGGAGCGCTGCGCGGCAGCGAACTTGGCCACAAGCGACGACATAAATTTGGAGGACGACGGGCCAGCGCTCATCGTGCATATGGCATGTGGTCGCGGTACCAGAGAAGTCAAGCTCGAAGAAGCCTCGCAGGCTCAGAGCTTCTTAGATATGGACTTCGAGAGGTATCGATTCCTTCCCGGATACGATGCCATTTTCTGCCCTGATACCGGCGAGTTAGAGGCTCTTCTTCGGCAGCTCGGCTCCACCTTGCAGCAAGTTTCCCTTGTAACGCGGGCGCGGCTTCTCGGTAAGTCGGAAACGCGCGGCAGGGTGCGGATGCAGTCATTGGAAGTAACTGGCGAAAATTCGACGAAGGCCATTCTGCAACCTGAAAGTTCGGTGCTGTCGGCATTACTTGCTCGGCCTTCGAGAGTGTCCCTCAAGATTTCCCAACCTGGACTGACCTCGGCTGAGGAGTTTGAAAAGGTGTTGGTGAAGTTGTCCAACGCGCTTTTTTTCCAGGTGGAGCACCTTTCCGGCATTGGCCTTGGCTTGGTCAGACATCGCCCTCAACCTGCTCCGCGATCCAAGCAGTCGCGAACAAATTTGGCGGAAGTGATTCAGTTTCCGACTATGGAATATGACGAGGCTCCCATATCTCTTTATTGGTATGGTCGAAACGCTTCTGGCATTCCATTGTTGCAGTTTCTTGCGTACTACCAAGTCCTCGAGTACTACTACCCCGTCTACTCGAAAGCCGAGGCGAATAGAAGGGTAAGGCATGTCCTAAAGGAACCAGGCTTCCGCGCAGACCGAGACGCAGATGTCAACAGGCTTCTTGGCGTGATTCAAGCGGCACGGGGAGGGGGATTCTTTGATGAGCGCGCTCAACTCAGCGCCACGCTAAAAGAGTGTCTGGATGAAGGGGAACTTCGCGAATTCTTTGCGGCGGACGAGGACCGCAAGGCCTGGTTCATAAAATCCGAAAAGCAAAGCGTACTGAAAGTACGCGCTATTCCACTGAACGATTCTCGAGCGGATCTGGTGTCCGAAGTCGCAGAGCGGATTTATCAGATCCGCTGCAAGATTGTGCATACCAAGGCGGAAGGCGGCGCCGGTGAAGTCGAATTGTTGCTTCCGTATTCGAGAGAGGCGGAATCGCTAACACATGACATTGAGCTGGTCCGCTATGCGTGCCAGAAAGTCTTAATCTGCGCTAGCGTCCCTTTTCAACTTTGAATTACCGGGGAATGGAGAGACGCACCGTCGAAACCGGCACGTCGCGCTGCTTGATATAGCCTTCGGTGGTCGCGCGATCTGTGTGTGCGCCGGCCACCTGCAGGGCCTCGATGTCATAGCCTGCCTTCTTCGCGTCCGTGAGCGCCTTGGCCCGGATGTCCTTCACCGTGTAGTCCTTGCCTTCCAGCTTCGCGCGCACCAGCGCATCCCGCCATGCGTCCCGGCATGCCGCCGCCGTCTTCGGCTTCCCACTGCGGTCGACCAGCACGAAATCATCAGCCAGCGCCTGCACTTTGATGCTCCGGCGTAGCTCTTTGGCGCGGCGCAGCACCTCGTCAATCTCCGGTGTGATAGGCCAGTCCACCGCCTCGCCGCTGCTGTCCGCCGTCTTGCTCGGCACGAAGTGGATCACACCGGCGTGGCGGTCCACCTGCGACCAGCGCAGCTCGCGGATGTCGGTCGAGCGCTGGCAGGTGAGATAGCAGAGATCGACGAAGACCTGCATCTCCGGGCCGGTGGGTACCTTGGCCGTGACCTCTTGCACTTCACCCCGGACGGCTTTTTTGTACTTGTAGGCGGCTAGGGCGGCCCGGATGGCAAGGAAATGGCCGTGCGGAATGTAGACCTTCCGCATCTTCGGCTTCTTCAGGGCGACCTCGCGGCACGGATTGATGGTGATGTGGCGACGCAACACCGCCCAGGCGAAGAACTTGGACAGCCAGCCCTTCATGGCGGTCTGGGTCGGCAGCTTGTCGGGCCAGTTGCCCAGCAGGA harbors:
- a CDS encoding tyrosine-type recombinase/integrase is translated as MNARRRTKPDGLPSRVYIRYGSYFWVRNTDEKWIKLCRVDEGETRMFERLAEEKRKTDVDGDEGSMSRLVAIYMEQHAKHYAESFRDEWCRRGEDVRKAFKRHGIEEIDPGAVQDFLLGNWPDKLPTQTAMKGWLSKFFAWAVLRRHITINPCREVALKKPKMRKVYIPHGHFLAIRAALAAYKYKKAVRGEVQEVTAKVPTGPEMQVFVDLCYLTCQRSTDIRELRWSQVDRHAGVIHFVPSKTADSSGEAVDWPITPEIDEVLRRAKELRRSIKVQALADDFVLVDRSGKPKTAAACRDAWRDALVRAKLEGKDYTVKDIRAKALTDAKKAGYDIEALQVAGAHTDRATTEGYIKQRDVPVSTVRLSIPR